The Sesamum indicum cultivar Zhongzhi No. 13 unplaced genomic scaffold, S_indicum_v1.0 C00744, whole genome shotgun sequence genome includes the window CAGTTCACAACACATCCTTTTTCCAGTAGACTTCCGCTGCCGAACCTTTATACCTGTGGATGGCGAAGTCATGACTGGGATTGtacacaaaataaatgaatgtgGTGTCTTTCTCAAGTCTGGACCCATGAACATGGTTTATTTATCATCAAGGTTGATGccaaattactattttgtttCGGGGGAAAATCCAATCTATGTGCGGGAGGATTCTTCCAAGATTGAGGTTGGTGTGGTGCTCCGTTACATGGTTTTTGCTGTTAAATGGGTAGAGGACAGGTGGAGGGAATTTAGAGTTCTGGCAACTATAGATGCTGATGGCCTTGGCCCAGTTTCATTGAACGGGTTAGATGGAATAGATTTGTAAAGCAATAATCAGTTTTATTCAGGGTCAATTCTTTGCGGTCACTTGTGCGAAAAGGGAAAGGGTGTTAACAAATTCTTGATGAGCCGTTTTAGGTACGGAAGAGTAAATTTCTTTcctattttttgttgtttactCATGGGATTTTCACTATGGAAGTTGCTTTAATGAATATGGCCTGGTAACATTAACTGCTCTCAGTTTCAAACAGTCAGTGTGGACCTTCTAGCCAAGTCTTTTAATGTGTGGATGCATAAGGAAGTAAAGGACACAGGATGTCGTATGCTCAATATATTGAAAGATTAATCTTTAAGGATAGGGGTCCGGCAGCTGGGTGGTATCCTGGTGAATGGAGATTAAAAGTGAAGGCAAATGTGGTCGCATATGCAGTGGGAGGAACCACCGACTTTTGTAGTTTAACTGCTCTAGGAAGAGAAGATAGACTAGCAGCCTGCTACCATCAAACATAAACAAATGAATCGTTccgatttaattaaaacaaccCAGAGGAAATACTTGTAAACTTTGAGACAGTTTTCTTATTGTGGATTTATAATCTGCGGAATCTGTTAGACTGTATCAGCTCTCTTTTCCTTTATTCTTCTTAAATAACAAACTTTTGAAGTTTGTTATGCCTTTAGATGCATCTCTGTTTTCAGCTATAAACACATATGtaacatttttctttattacaaGGAATATTAGAACACTACTCTCATAAAAGTTTATGTCTAATGTGTCTCTTAATCTTTGAATTTCAGTCgatctcttttttttcctctctgcTACATAATTTTCCTTCCTGTTTGTCTAGTATGTACCTTTCTATCTGGAGCTGGATTTCTCACATGTATTATCTGGGGTTCTTCTTTCTGGTTTGAAGTATTATGATCTGATAAATTCTTCATTGCATTTAGGAAACATTAGAAAGTAATTGCGCATCATGCTTCCAGTTATCAAGTTTTCAGTCTATGCATGATTGAATTTCTTATGCCTAACTTAGAATGTCTTAATGGAGACATGTAAAATAAGTTCTCAAACTCATCGATCACGTCACCCTCAAAAGGTACGTTTGGGTGATAgcttttcatttcttcttgtttttccaTCCGATGTACATCACTGATATGCTTCCTGAAGTGAGCCCAACGTGGCTTTTCAACCTTTACTTGCAGTATATGATTGTCGTCTTATCTAATCTTGACCTTTTACTTAAACAGGGGGCCACCGGAGAATAGCTGCAAGCCTTTAGTTACTGCATAGTCCTTCAAATCTATCTCACCATTGCGAGTCTAACTATTTGTTTCTCATCTGATGCAGGTGGCTCCTATGTTTCCTGAAGTGGACTTTGTCTTGAAAGTGTCAGTTCCTGCTGGACAAGAACAGAAAGGTCCATGCAAATGATGTGAAAGACCTCTACTTTCTTGCAGTCTCCAGATTGAATAGCAGATGACAGGAATATAACAAGTCCCTGTCCCAACACGTTTTTCTATTAACTAGACGTGGTCTCCTTCATCAAGCTGTGAAACAGGGGTTGTTTATCAGTTCTTTTCCGTGTGAAGCATGTAGTCAGAGTGAAGGGCCAGTCAATCttggaaaaaattacatgcagCCAGGTTATACAATAAACAGGGGTTCTGTTCtttaaatcttgaaaaaattatcagttCTGTTTTGCACTTGGAcacaagggaaaaagaataagataTAAGAAATACCCCAGACCCCAAATAGATTGAGGGATGGCAATTGGCCCCGACCCGGATCTGCCTGGGGTGGATTTGGTACTTTATTTACTGGGTTTGGGATGGGTCTGGGTCCAATAAATTActtatacattattaatagaaaat containing:
- the LOC105155230 gene encoding DNA-directed RNA polymerase V subunit 7-like, with the translated sequence MLREVIFTKRVGVPVKNLDENREVLASVIANRLLKQLSNMKACEYGYLLAVTKLISIGEGDNKFSSQHILFPVDFRCRTFIPVDGEVMTGIVHKINECGVFLKSGPMNMVYLSSRLMPNYYFVSGENPIYVREDSSKIEVAPMFPEVDFVLKVSVPAGQEQKGPCK